DNA sequence from the Alkalilimnicola ehrlichii MLHE-1 genome:
GGTGGCATAGGCCCCGGCAGGCAGCCGGAAACTAAGTTGGAGCCGGCCCGGCGCCGGCCAATGCCAGGCGAGATCGACCACCCGCAGGCGCAGCGCACGGCGCGCCGCCTCCATCCTTGCCCGCGCCAGGCCCTGGTGCCAGAGGGGTTCGGCCGCCAATACCGACCGCTCCAGGGCCGCGACCTCGCCGCCGGGCTGCACCCCGCGCTCGCCCGCCAGTGGCCCCGTGGGGTGGATCTCCAGACGGGCACACCGCCCGGGCAGAGCGGGGTCGGCCGGATCGGTCTCGAACACCGCTCCGCGCCCATCGAGCATGGCCACCTCGCCCGGCAACAGTCGGTTCCAACTGCCCTCCCCGACCCGCCGCGCCAGCACCCGATTGAACAGCTCGGACCGCACGCTGGAGAGCAGCAGGCCGCGCAGCTTGCGGTCGCGGGGCGGACGCCCGCCGGCGAACCAGGCCGAGGCCTGGGCCAGATTGCCGCCGCCACGCCCGAAGCGCTGGTGGCCGAAGTAGTTGGGCACGCCCTGGGTGCTGATGCGGTAGAGGCGCTGTGCCACCGCCGCCGGATCGGCGTCGCAGTCCCGCAGGGTCAGCACGAACCGGTTGCCCTTGAGGGCCCCGGTGCGCAGCTTTCGATGGTGGCGCCGGGCGATCAGGATGCGCACGCCCGGGATCGGCCCCTCCCCCACGCCCAGGGGCAGCGACCGACCGGGCGACTGCAGGCTGAACCACTGGCGGGTCAGGGCGTGTTTGTCCTTCAGGCCGGCAAAGGAGACCGCCCGCGGGTGGATGCCGGCGGCCTCGGCCAGCGCCCGGGCCACCTGCGCGGTGTTCAGACCCCGCTTTTCCACCCACAGCCACAGGTGCTCCCCGTCGCCGCAAGGGCAGAGCCCGGTCTGCTCCTCGACCAGGAAGTCCTCCGGGGTGGCCTTGAGGCGCGCCGTGCCCAGCGGGGGGCCCCAGGCGCGGGGCAGGGACGCGGCTTGCTCAGTGCTCAAAAAAACCATCCCGGGCGATCAGCACCACCGCCATGGCGGCAATGCCCTCGCCCCGGCCCGGAAACCCCATGCGCTCGGTGGTGGTCGCCTTGACGTTTACCGCCGAAGGCGCCACCTCGAGGTCGGCGGCCAGATGGTCGCGCATGGCCCCCACATGGGGGTTCATGCGGGGTGCCTGGGCGATCAGGGTGGCGTCGACGTTCACCACGCGCCAGCCACCGGCCCGGACCCGCTGCAGCGCGTCGCGCAGCAGGATCCGGCTGTCGATGCCTTTATAGGCATCGTCTGAGTCGGGAAAGTGGGTGCCCAGATCGCCCTCACCGGCCGCACCCAGGAGCCCATCGGTGACCGCGTGCATCAGCACGTCGCCGTCGGAGTGGGCCGCCAGCCCACGCTCATGGGGGACCTGCACCCCACCCAGGATCAGGGGGGTGCCGGGCTCGCCGAACCGGTGGGCATCAAAGCCCTGTCCTACCCGGATCATGTCTGTCTGCCTCCGCGCCTTGAGTCCATGTCGCCGACCAGGGGGGGGGTCAGGCGCCGGTCCCGCCCTGGGCGACCAGGATGGCCTCCGCAAGGGCCAGGTCCGCCGGGCGGGTGATCTTGATGTTGGTGGCCTCGCCCGGGATCAGGCGCGGGCGCCCGCCCACCGCCTCCATGGCCGAGGCATCGTCGGTGATGGTGAGTCCGGCCTCGCCGGCCTTCGCCAGCGCCTCGCGCAATGCCATCACCGGAAAGAGCTGAGGGGTCAGGGCGTGCCACAGCCCCTCGCGGTCCACGGTGCGGGCCACGTGGCCGTCACCGTCGTCCCTCTTGAGGGTGTCGCGCACCGGAAAGGCGAGCAAGCCGCCGCGCTCGTCCCGGGCGCGGTCAATCAGCCGCTCCAGCTCCGCCATCCCGACACAGGGCCGCACCGCGTCATGCACCAGGGCATAGTCCCGTGTGCCCCCCTGTTCGGCGAGCCAATGCAGAACGGATTGGACCGAATCGCTGCGTTCCGCCCCACCCGGCACCCGGTGCACGGGTTTCCGGTGTCGGTAGCCCAGGGCATCCCAGTGGTTATCCTCGGGGGAGAGGGCCACCACGGCGCCGTGCACGGCCGGCAGTGCCAGCAGTCGATCCAGGGTCCGGGCGATCACCGGACGCCCGGCCAGCGGCAGGTACTGTTTGGGCAGCGGTCCGCCCATACGCCGGCCGACACCGGCCGCCGGCAGGACCGCCCAGATCCGTGGTTCACTCACCGGGCGTCATCCTCCCGTTCAATGATCTGATAAAAGGTCTCGCCCTCGCGGATCATACCCAGCTCGCTGCGGGCCCGCTCCTCCAGCGCCTCCAGGCCGGTCTTGAGGTCGTTGACCTCGGCCTCCAGGGCCTGATTGCGCTGGCGCAGCCGGTCCACTTCCTCCCGCTGGGCCTCGACACTGCGGCTCAGCCCCCGGACGTCGTTCAGACCGCCCTCGCCGAACCAGAGCAGCCCCTGGAGCCACAGCAGCAGCGCGGTGAGACCGGCGAGCACCCAACGCATGAGGGTTCACGGGGCGCGCCCCGCGCGTCAGCCGCGCCGAAGCTGCGGGAAGGCCGCCAGCCCCGGGTAGTCGGCCTGCTCGCCCAGCTCCTCCTCGATGCGCAGCAGCTGGTTGTACTTGGCCACCCGGTCGGAGCGGGACAGCGAACCGGTCTTGATCTGGGTGGCGGTGGTGGCCACCGCCAGGTCGGCAATGGTGGTGTCCTCGGTCTCGCCGGAGCGGTGGGAGACCACGGAGGTGAAGCCGGCCTCGTGGGCCATGGCGATGGCGTCCAGGGTCTCGGAGAGGGTGCCGATCTGGTTGAACTTAATGAGGATGGAGTTACCCACCCCCTCGTCGATCCCGCGCTTGAGGATCCGGGTGTTGGTCACGAACAGGTCGTCCCCCACCAACTGCACCCGGTCGCCAAGCTTATCGGTCAGCGCCTTCCAGCCGACCCAGTCCGACTCGTCCATCCCGTCCTCGATGGAGAGGATGGGGTAGCGGGCACAGAGATCGGCGAGGTAGTCGGCGAACGCCTCGGCGGAAAACTCCCGACCCTCCGAGGCCAAGCGGTAGACCCCATCCTGGTAGAACTCGGAGCTGGCCGCGTCCAGCGCCAGCCAGACGTTCTCACCGGCCTTGTAGCCGGCCCGGTCGATCGCCTCCAGGATCACCTCCAGCGCCGCCTCATTGGAGGGCAGATCGGGGGCGAAACCGCCCTCATCCCCGACCCCGGTGTTGAGGCCACGGTCCTGGAGCACCTTCTTGAGGGCGTGGAAGATCTCAGTGCCACAGCGCAGGGCCTCGGAGAAGCGGTCGAAGCCCGTGGGCATGACCATGAACTCCTGGATGTCCACGCTGTTGTCCGCATGCTCGCCGCCGTTGAGAATGTTCATCATCGGTACCGGCAGCGACCAGGGCCCCTCGGGGTTCAGGTAGCGGAACAATGACTGCCCGCGCTCGGCAGCGGTGGCGCGGGCGGCCGCCAGGGAGACCGCCAGCAGGGCGTTGGCACCCAGCTTGCCCTTGTTGTCGGTCCCGTCCAGCTCCCGCATCCGATCATCCAGGGCCCGCTGGCCGGAGGCGTCCATGCCGCACAGGGCGTCGGCGATTACGGTGTTGACGTTCTCCACCGCCTTGCGCACCCCCTTGCCCAGGTAGCGCCCGGCGTCGCCGTCGCGCAGTTCCACCGCCTCGCGGGTGCCAGTGGAGGCGCCGGAGGGCACAGCCGCCCGGCCCATGACGCCGGAATCGAGGATGACATCCGCCTCAACGGTCGGATTGCCCCGCGAGTCGAGTATTTCACGTGCCTTGATCTGCTTGATGGTCCCCATCGGTTCCCCTTCCAAAAAACGAACAAATACGATGTTGTCGGGCGACGGTGCGCTAAAGGCCCTGTTCCGTGAAGCCGCGCCCCTTGACCACCTGGTCCAGTTCCATGAGCGTCTCCAGCAGCTCGCGCATGCGCTCCAGCGGCCAGGCGTTGGGGCCGTCGGAGAGCGCCTGGTCCGGGTCGGGGTGGGTCTCCATGAACAGCCCGGCCACGCCGGCGGCCACCGCCGCCCGCGCCAGTACCGGGACGAATTCCCGCTGCCCCCCCGAGGCACTGCCCTGCCCGCCCGGCAACTGCACCGAGTGGGTGGCGTCAAACACCACCGGGGCCCCGGTCTCGCGCATCACTGCCAGGGCGCGCATGTCCGAGACCAGGTTGTTGTAGCCAAAGGAGACGCCCCGCTCGCAGACCATGATCTGCTGGTTGCCCGCCTCGCGGGCCTTGGCGACCACATGGCGCATGTCCCAGGGGGCCAGGAATTGGCCCTTCTTGATATTCACCGGCCGGCCCTGCCGGGCCACGTTCTGGATGAAATTGGTCTGCCGGCACAGGAAGGCCGGGGTCTGGAGCACGTCCACCACCGACGCCACCTCGACCAGCGGGGTGTCCTCGTGCACGTCGGTGATCACCGGGACGCCGATCTGGCGGCGTACCTGCTCCAGCACCCGGAGCCCGGCCTCCAGACCGGGGCCCCGATAGCTCTCGTGGGAGCTGCGGTTGGCCTTGTCAAAGGAGGACTTGTAGATGAACGGGATGCCCAGCTCACCGGTCATCTCCGCCAGTGCCCCGGCCGTGTCCAGCGCCAGTTGCTCGGACTCGACCACGCAGGGACCGGCGATGAGGAACAGCGGCCTGTCCAGACCCACCCGGAAACCGCAAAGATCCATGGCTATCAGTCCCCTGTCACGTTGGTGCGAGTATTTTCAGCCCTGCCTGTACCTTAGCCCCTGTGGGCGATGGCGGCACGCACGAAGGCGGCAAACAGCGGATGGCCGTCGCGGGGCGTGGAGGTGAACTCCGGGTGGAACTGGCAGGCCAGAAACCAGGGATGGTCCGGCTGCTCCACCACTTCCACCAGTTTGCGGTCGTGGGACCAGCCGGAGAACCGCAGCCCGGCCGCCTCCAGCGCCTCCAGGTAGTGGTTGTTGAATTCGTAGCGATGGCGGTGGCGCTCCTCCACCACGTCCTTGCCGTAGACCTGGCGGGCCAGCGAGCCCTCGGTCAGCCGACAGGGCTGGGCCCCCAGGCGCATGGTGCCGCCCAGGTCGGAGTCCTCGCTACGCTGCTCCACGGTGCCCTCGTCGGTCATCCACTCGGTGATCAGGCCGATGACCGGATGGTGGGGGTGGCGGGTGAATTCGGTGCTGTGGGCCCCCTCCAGCCCGGCGACGTTGCGGGCGTACTCGATGACCGCCACCTGCATCCCCAGGCAGATGCCCAGGTAAGGCACCTTGCGCTCCCGGGCGTAGCGGGCCGCCAGGATCTTGCCCTCCACGCCGCGCTCGCCGAAGCCACCGGGCACCAGGACGGCGTCCACCCCGTCCAAGGCGTGGGTCCCTTCGCGTTCCAACTCCTCGGAGTCGATGTACCGGATATTGACCCGGTGCCGGGTCTGTATCCCCGCGTGGCGCAGCGACTCGTTGAGCGACATGTAGGCATCGGTGAGATCCACGTACT
Encoded proteins:
- the truD gene encoding tRNA pseudouridine(13) synthase TruD, translated to MSTEQAASLPRAWGPPLGTARLKATPEDFLVEEQTGLCPCGDGEHLWLWVEKRGLNTAQVARALAEAAGIHPRAVSFAGLKDKHALTRQWFSLQSPGRSLPLGVGEGPIPGVRILIARRHHRKLRTGALKGNRFVLTLRDCDADPAAVAQRLYRISTQGVPNYFGHQRFGRGGGNLAQASAWFAGGRPPRDRKLRGLLLSSVRSELFNRVLARRVGEGSWNRLLPGEVAMLDGRGAVFETDPADPALPGRCARLEIHPTGPLAGERGVQPGGEVAALERSVLAAEPLWHQGLARARMEAARRALRLRVVDLAWHWPAPGRLQLSFRLPAGAYATVVVREVLEC
- the ispD gene encoding 2-C-methyl-D-erythritol 4-phosphate cytidylyltransferase produces the protein MSEPRIWAVLPAAGVGRRMGGPLPKQYLPLAGRPVIARTLDRLLALPAVHGAVVALSPEDNHWDALGYRHRKPVHRVPGGAERSDSVQSVLHWLAEQGGTRDYALVHDAVRPCVGMAELERLIDRARDERGGLLAFPVRDTLKRDDGDGHVARTVDREGLWHALTPQLFPVMALREALAKAGEAGLTITDDASAMEAVGGRPRLIPGEATNIKITRPADLALAEAILVAQGGTGA
- the ftsB gene encoding cell division protein FtsB encodes the protein MRWVLAGLTALLLWLQGLLWFGEGGLNDVRGLSRSVEAQREEVDRLRQRNQALEAEVNDLKTGLEALEERARSELGMIREGETFYQIIEREDDAR
- the kdsA gene encoding 3-deoxy-8-phosphooctulonate synthase, whose product is MDLCGFRVGLDRPLFLIAGPCVVESEQLALDTAGALAEMTGELGIPFIYKSSFDKANRSSHESYRGPGLEAGLRVLEQVRRQIGVPVITDVHEDTPLVEVASVVDVLQTPAFLCRQTNFIQNVARQGRPVNIKKGQFLAPWDMRHVVAKAREAGNQQIMVCERGVSFGYNNLVSDMRALAVMRETGAPVVFDATHSVQLPGGQGSASGGQREFVPVLARAAVAAGVAGLFMETHPDPDQALSDGPNAWPLERMRELLETLMELDQVVKGRGFTEQGL
- the ispF gene encoding 2-C-methyl-D-erythritol 2,4-cyclodiphosphate synthase, producing the protein MIRVGQGFDAHRFGEPGTPLILGGVQVPHERGLAAHSDGDVLMHAVTDGLLGAAGEGDLGTHFPDSDDAYKGIDSRILLRDALQRVRAGGWRVVNVDATLIAQAPRMNPHVGAMRDHLAADLEVAPSAVNVKATTTERMGFPGRGEGIAAMAVVLIARDGFFEH
- the eno gene encoding phosphopyruvate hydratase, which translates into the protein MGTIKQIKAREILDSRGNPTVEADVILDSGVMGRAAVPSGASTGTREAVELRDGDAGRYLGKGVRKAVENVNTVIADALCGMDASGQRALDDRMRELDGTDNKGKLGANALLAVSLAAARATAAERGQSLFRYLNPEGPWSLPVPMMNILNGGEHADNSVDIQEFMVMPTGFDRFSEALRCGTEIFHALKKVLQDRGLNTGVGDEGGFAPDLPSNEAALEVILEAIDRAGYKAGENVWLALDAASSEFYQDGVYRLASEGREFSAEAFADYLADLCARYPILSIEDGMDESDWVGWKALTDKLGDRVQLVGDDLFVTNTRILKRGIDEGVGNSILIKFNQIGTLSETLDAIAMAHEAGFTSVVSHRSGETEDTTIADLAVATTATQIKTGSLSRSDRVAKYNQLLRIEEELGEQADYPGLAAFPQLRRG